A DNA window from Actinokineospora baliensis contains the following coding sequences:
- a CDS encoding very short patch repair endonuclease gives MVDLGAGRYARASVDLKPDRAGVEVLARLRWSDGGRAHTRELGPVSHATRPRNLAEGWTKARESGLVTTEQLPSNSWASSAGVRASMRGNRGRDTAPELALRALLHRRGLRYRVSARPLADSRRTADVVFPKARVAVFVDGCFWHGCPEHHRPASVNSAFWRNKIEGNRARDEDTTSVLEAAGWKVIRAWEHDDPAVTAHQVETVVRQRTAEASG, from the coding sequence ATGGTGGACCTAGGCGCGGGCCGCTACGCGCGCGCGTCGGTCGACCTGAAGCCCGATCGGGCGGGCGTAGAAGTCCTCGCCAGGCTGCGGTGGTCCGACGGCGGCCGTGCCCATACCCGTGAGCTGGGTCCGGTGTCGCACGCGACGCGGCCCCGCAACCTCGCTGAGGGGTGGACCAAAGCGCGCGAGTCGGGTCTCGTCACTACTGAACAGCTCCCGAGTAACTCCTGGGCCTCATCCGCCGGAGTACGGGCATCAATGCGGGGAAACCGGGGCCGCGACACCGCCCCCGAGCTGGCGTTGCGCGCGCTCCTGCACCGGCGCGGGCTGCGGTATCGCGTCTCCGCCAGGCCGCTCGCCGATTCGCGCCGGACCGCCGACGTCGTCTTCCCCAAGGCCCGGGTCGCGGTGTTCGTCGATGGTTGTTTCTGGCATGGTTGTCCTGAGCACCACAGACCCGCGTCCGTGAACTCCGCTTTCTGGCGGAACAAGATCGAGGGCAACCGCGCGCGCGACGAGGATACGACCTCGGTGTTGGAAGCCGCGGGGTGGAAGGTGATCCGGGCTTGGGAGCACGACGACCCGGCGGTCACAGCGCACCAGGTTGAAACTGTGGTTCGCCAGCGAACAGCGGAGGCCAGCGGGTAG
- a CDS encoding ATP-binding protein, translating into MSEELREALAALRFNSAETPDDVWHTSPSHVEDLHLKARDRIGASLRDAKASTGPSPIGLVLQGRKGVGKTHLLGSVRNMVQAVEGYFFLVELNTGTTFWDDVASAMRSELHRGGDDRQTQISRFLRQACAVAEVPDEVASAVVGDAPLKPGHLKDFIACLRKVDPRIAVECGDTIRALVLYASEHADIGWAYLTGSASTEFGNWGLPNPNTPARQLVRDISRVLALTGPCVVAIDQLDTLVNMAQDATGERVTDAELGLQLALLADGMMQLRETTRRTLSIVACLPNTWKMLHSAASDSFGDRFTEIPILGSITDPRIGRVFVQRWLGVVYQGVGFVPPHPTWPVAPSAFGDESWGAYTPRQLLMRVHAHAESCLHGEIRELADFDEKQQAAVAEQVVPTLDYFTELDAQYERLRREADISAAALKQHNEDALMPELLHAGLQSWIIEVGNDDMRWSSEILPGGDEVHATLHRITDEQLDVTQRWSFRLIASGHGNGVLKRLRSARSAAGVQPGVANRFLVMLGNGTQGWAGAVTRHEVAAIVGVGGKRIEITDDDLRTFSALKSMLPQRSHRLLTWLAARKPASTNTFLREILPTSTKSPAGHQETRPPPAGQRPPRPEEIALGTGGEILIELESLRKHVMIIAGSGSGKTVLLRRIVEECALRGVSAIVLDPNNDLARFGDAWPDAPDGWRPGDADTAADYLANTEVVVWTPGRESGRPLSFHPLPDFAEVSTDTDEFTAALEAAVARLVPRAKVDGRTKSAERGKAVLREALRHHARTGKRELAEFVELLAELPEGVSKLRTGAATAADLAETLRAAMVNDPLLGGAGAPTDPGVLLTPSPGYRARLSVISFIGLPSEEQRQGFVSQLQLEIFSWLKRNPAGDRPLGGLLVMDEAQTIAPSGSTTASTQSTILLASQARKYGLGLVLATQAPKGVHNQVTGNATTQFLGRLNNATQIAAANEIARAKGSTVADIAKLDRGEFYVTGDGIGLRRMRTPLCLSHHPPSPLRLEEVLDRARDDDNDNPDDNGGNGVADEE; encoded by the coding sequence ATGAGCGAGGAACTGCGCGAGGCGCTGGCCGCGCTCCGCTTCAACTCGGCCGAGACCCCGGACGACGTCTGGCACACCTCGCCGTCCCATGTGGAGGACCTGCACCTCAAAGCGCGGGACCGGATCGGGGCCAGTCTCCGCGATGCCAAGGCGAGCACCGGTCCCAGTCCGATCGGGCTGGTGTTGCAGGGTCGAAAGGGTGTCGGCAAAACGCACCTGCTCGGCTCGGTCCGGAACATGGTGCAAGCGGTGGAGGGCTACTTCTTCCTGGTCGAGCTCAACACGGGAACGACGTTCTGGGACGACGTGGCGAGCGCGATGCGCTCCGAGCTGCACCGGGGAGGTGACGACCGCCAGACGCAGATCAGCCGGTTCCTGCGGCAGGCCTGCGCGGTGGCCGAGGTCCCCGACGAGGTGGCGAGCGCGGTCGTCGGAGACGCGCCGCTGAAGCCGGGACACCTCAAGGACTTCATCGCCTGTCTGCGCAAAGTGGACCCCAGGATCGCGGTCGAGTGTGGTGACACGATCCGCGCGCTGGTGCTGTACGCCTCGGAGCACGCTGACATCGGTTGGGCGTACCTGACCGGGTCGGCCAGCACCGAGTTCGGCAACTGGGGATTGCCCAACCCGAACACCCCGGCACGGCAGCTGGTGCGGGACATCTCGCGGGTCCTGGCGCTCACCGGCCCGTGCGTGGTCGCCATCGACCAACTGGACACGCTGGTCAACATGGCCCAGGATGCCACCGGTGAGCGTGTGACCGACGCCGAACTGGGCTTGCAGCTCGCCCTGCTCGCCGACGGGATGATGCAGCTGCGGGAGACCACGCGGCGCACCCTGTCCATTGTGGCCTGTCTGCCCAACACCTGGAAGATGCTGCACTCGGCCGCCAGCGACTCGTTCGGCGACCGGTTCACCGAGATCCCGATCCTGGGATCCATCACCGACCCGCGCATCGGGCGGGTGTTCGTCCAGCGTTGGCTCGGAGTGGTCTACCAGGGCGTCGGGTTCGTCCCGCCGCACCCGACGTGGCCGGTCGCCCCCAGCGCGTTCGGTGATGAGTCGTGGGGTGCCTACACCCCCAGGCAGCTGCTGATGCGCGTCCACGCGCACGCCGAGTCGTGCCTGCACGGTGAGATCCGGGAACTGGCCGATTTCGACGAGAAGCAGCAGGCAGCGGTGGCCGAGCAGGTGGTCCCCACCCTCGACTACTTCACCGAGCTCGACGCGCAGTACGAGCGGCTGCGCCGCGAGGCCGACATCTCCGCGGCCGCGTTGAAGCAGCACAACGAGGACGCCCTGATGCCCGAGCTGCTCCACGCGGGACTGCAGTCGTGGATCATCGAGGTCGGCAACGACGACATGCGGTGGTCGAGCGAGATCCTGCCCGGTGGTGACGAAGTCCACGCCACCCTGCACCGGATCACCGACGAGCAGCTCGACGTCACGCAGCGCTGGTCGTTCCGGCTGATCGCCAGCGGGCACGGCAACGGGGTGCTCAAGCGCCTGCGTTCTGCCCGGTCCGCGGCCGGGGTCCAGCCGGGGGTGGCCAACCGGTTCTTGGTGATGCTCGGCAACGGAACGCAGGGGTGGGCCGGGGCCGTCACCAGGCACGAGGTCGCCGCCATCGTCGGCGTGGGCGGCAAGCGGATCGAGATCACCGACGACGACCTGCGCACGTTCAGCGCGCTCAAGTCGATGCTGCCCCAGCGGTCCCACCGGCTGCTGACCTGGTTGGCCGCGCGCAAACCCGCGAGCACCAACACGTTCCTGCGGGAGATCCTGCCCACCTCGACCAAGTCCCCCGCAGGTCACCAGGAGACCCGGCCCCCGCCCGCCGGGCAGCGGCCTCCCCGACCGGAGGAGATCGCGCTCGGTACGGGCGGTGAGATCCTGATCGAGCTGGAGTCGCTGCGCAAGCACGTGATGATCATCGCGGGCAGTGGGAGCGGGAAGACCGTGCTGCTGCGGCGCATCGTCGAGGAGTGCGCGCTACGCGGGGTGTCGGCCATCGTGCTGGACCCCAACAACGACCTGGCGCGATTCGGCGACGCCTGGCCGGACGCACCCGATGGCTGGCGCCCCGGCGATGCCGACACCGCCGCCGACTACCTCGCCAACACCGAGGTCGTGGTGTGGACCCCGGGTAGGGAGAGCGGTCGACCGCTCAGCTTCCACCCGCTGCCGGACTTCGCAGAGGTCAGCACTGATACCGACGAGTTCACCGCGGCGTTGGAGGCCGCGGTGGCGCGGTTGGTGCCGCGCGCCAAGGTCGACGGGAGGACCAAGTCCGCTGAGCGCGGGAAAGCGGTGCTGCGTGAAGCCTTGCGGCACCATGCGCGCACCGGCAAACGCGAACTGGCGGAGTTCGTCGAGCTGCTCGCCGAACTCCCAGAGGGCGTCAGCAAGCTGAGGACCGGCGCGGCGACCGCGGCCGACCTGGCCGAGACGCTGCGGGCCGCGATGGTGAACGACCCGCTGCTCGGCGGTGCGGGCGCGCCGACCGACCCGGGGGTACTGCTGACCCCATCCCCGGGATACCGAGCACGGCTGTCGGTGATCAGCTTCATCGGCTTGCCGTCCGAGGAGCAGCGGCAGGGCTTCGTCAGCCAGCTCCAGTTGGAGATCTTCTCCTGGCTCAAGCGCAACCCCGCCGGGGACCGGCCGCTGGGCGGGCTCCTGGTGATGGACGAGGCGCAGACGATCGCCCCGTCGGGGAGCACCACGGCCAGCACGCAGAGCACCATCCTGCTCGCTTCCCAGGCGCGCAAGTACGGGCTGGGCCTCGTGCTGGCCACCCAGGCCCCCAAGGGCGTGCACAACCAGGTCACCGGCAACGCCACGACCCAGTTCCTCGGCAGGTTGAACAACGCGACGCAGATCGCCGCGGCGAACGAGATCGCCAGGGCGAAGGGCAGCACCGTCGCCGACATCGCGAAGCTGGACAGGGGCGAGTTCTACGTGACCGGGGACGGGATCGGGCTCCGCCGGATGCGGACACCGCTGTGCCTGAGCCACCACCCACCGAGCCCGCTGCGGCTGGAGGAGGTGCTCGACCGCGCCCGGGACGACGACAACGACAACCCCGACGACAACGGTGGCAATGGCGTCGCCGATGAGGAGTGA
- a CDS encoding tyrosine-protein kinase family protein, with product MTGTVITFYSYKGGVGRSSTLSNVAVLLARWGRKVLVVDWDLEAPGLHHYFGPSLSTPPDSGVIDLANDFLSGAKAPGKHIVPIDIGEGTLDLLAAGGLDPANPRRTHPTYHSRMQRIDWADLYAQGFATFLERCREEWTDNYDFVLIDSRTGISDTAGICTAHLPDRLVVVFTANDQNLMDVVDVAQRADIARDRLPYDRPPHMVLPVLSRFDGRVEYQQAEEWHRRCTEAVAPLFGNWLAKSVSEELMLRHLTVPYVSYWSFGEQLPVRSEQVPSPDQISYALETVAAVIGQQFDRTDLLADNRDAYVAAARSRRREFDLDLLVSSPRSAQVAATELIEELRALGLRADRSLSANVEFLDHPREPAKHLCLMVDGEVSRWQTTEAERFLRHALDPDGDQRQLFCVLTHGTDRAQLPGFLRNLRPLELAPRTRPIDVARELHDLITGRPSPAETPDREVLRQVAAVLRALPDEMPYAARFVLIEQVVHDMAAALDRDELSLMRDLATDLELLGKTRTDGERVAIPVHLRAGIDALLDRIDRRGQAFTE from the coding sequence ATGACCGGCACCGTCATCACCTTCTACTCCTACAAGGGTGGGGTCGGGCGGAGTTCAACGCTGTCCAACGTCGCCGTGCTGCTGGCGCGGTGGGGTCGCAAAGTGCTGGTCGTGGACTGGGACCTCGAGGCGCCTGGGCTGCACCACTACTTCGGCCCTTCCCTGTCCACGCCTCCCGACAGCGGTGTGATCGACCTGGCCAACGACTTCCTCAGCGGCGCGAAGGCACCCGGCAAGCACATCGTCCCGATCGACATCGGCGAGGGCACCCTCGACCTGTTGGCAGCGGGCGGGCTGGATCCCGCCAACCCCCGCCGCACGCACCCCACCTACCACAGCCGCATGCAGCGGATCGACTGGGCCGACCTCTACGCACAGGGTTTCGCGACCTTCCTGGAGCGGTGCCGGGAAGAGTGGACCGACAACTACGACTTCGTGCTGATCGACAGCCGGACCGGGATCTCCGACACGGCGGGCATCTGCACAGCGCACCTGCCGGATCGGCTCGTGGTCGTCTTCACCGCGAACGACCAGAACCTGATGGACGTCGTCGACGTCGCGCAACGCGCTGACATCGCCAGGGACAGGCTGCCCTACGACCGCCCCCCGCACATGGTGCTGCCTGTCCTCTCGAGGTTCGACGGCCGGGTCGAGTACCAGCAGGCCGAGGAGTGGCACCGCAGGTGCACCGAAGCCGTGGCGCCGCTGTTCGGCAACTGGCTGGCCAAGAGCGTGTCGGAAGAACTGATGTTGCGGCACCTCACGGTCCCGTACGTCTCCTACTGGAGCTTCGGCGAGCAGCTCCCGGTGCGGTCGGAGCAGGTACCGTCCCCCGATCAGATCTCGTACGCTCTGGAAACGGTGGCGGCGGTGATCGGCCAGCAGTTCGACCGCACGGACCTGCTGGCCGACAACAGGGACGCTTATGTGGCCGCGGCCAGGTCTCGGCGTCGGGAGTTCGACCTCGACCTGCTGGTGTCCAGCCCGCGCTCGGCCCAGGTGGCGGCGACCGAGCTGATCGAAGAGCTGCGTGCGCTCGGCTTGCGCGCTGACCGATCGCTGTCGGCCAACGTCGAGTTCCTGGACCACCCGCGGGAGCCCGCCAAGCACCTGTGCCTGATGGTCGACGGCGAGGTGAGCCGGTGGCAGACCACGGAGGCGGAACGGTTCCTGAGGCACGCGCTCGACCCCGACGGCGACCAACGGCAGTTGTTCTGCGTGTTGACCCACGGTACGGATCGGGCGCAGTTGCCGGGGTTCCTGCGCAACCTGCGACCGCTGGAACTGGCACCGCGCACACGGCCGATCGATGTGGCCCGCGAGCTGCACGACCTGATCACCGGTAGGCCGAGCCCGGCGGAGACCCCGGACCGAGAAGTCCTCCGCCAAGTGGCGGCGGTTCTCCGCGCGCTGCCGGACGAGATGCCCTACGCGGCCCGCTTCGTGCTCATCGAGCAGGTCGTGCACGACATGGCAGCCGCACTGGACCGCGACGAGCTGTCCCTGATGCGTGACCTCGCCACCGACTTGGAACTACTGGGCAAGACCCGCACGGATGGCGAGCGGGTCGCGATACCCGTGCACCTGCGCGCCGGGATCGACGCGCTCCTGGACCGGATCGACCGCCGCGGCCAAGCCTTCACCGAATGA
- a CDS encoding toll/interleukin-1 receptor domain-containing protein yields MTGYKWDVFISYSRKGMAQKWLLNHFYERLLDCLIGEMSYTPRVYMDRLSIAKGAHWPSDLQQALLHSKMIVPLFTPPYFRSPWCMAEFHSMRARQKMLGIGGGRIPQGLIYPVLYSDSDNFPPEAREFSWWNFKDVSNPDPVFQMTRDFHRFHDRVAEFASDLAKVLEQVPEWEPDWPLVVTPDPVLMPPPLIPRFGDPAQRTGRPPSADLDGPEEVAQR; encoded by the coding sequence GTGACCGGCTACAAGTGGGACGTGTTCATCAGCTATAGCCGCAAGGGAATGGCGCAGAAGTGGCTGTTGAACCACTTTTACGAACGCTTGCTCGACTGCCTCATCGGCGAGATGTCCTATACACCCAGGGTGTACATGGATCGGTTGTCCATCGCCAAAGGGGCACACTGGCCTTCCGATCTCCAGCAGGCCCTCCTGCACAGCAAGATGATCGTGCCGCTGTTCACCCCGCCGTACTTCCGGTCTCCGTGGTGCATGGCGGAGTTCCACAGCATGCGGGCGCGGCAGAAGATGCTCGGAATCGGCGGGGGCCGCATCCCCCAAGGGCTGATCTACCCGGTGCTGTACTCGGACTCCGACAACTTCCCACCCGAGGCCCGCGAGTTCTCCTGGTGGAACTTCAAGGACGTGTCCAACCCGGATCCGGTGTTCCAGATGACTCGCGACTTCCACCGCTTCCACGACCGGGTAGCGGAGTTCGCCTCCGACCTGGCGAAGGTGCTCGAACAGGTTCCGGAGTGGGAGCCCGACTGGCCACTCGTTGTCACCCCCGACCCCGTGCTCATGCCTCCTCCGCTGATCCCCAGGTTCGGTGATCCGGCGCAACGCACTGGGCGACCGCCGTCCGCTGATCTCGACGGTCCCGAGGAGGTGGCGCAGAGATGA
- a CDS encoding helix-turn-helix domain-containing protein codes for MAESFAERLHHHRVAAELSIGALAKRVNYSKGYLSRVQRGLRAPTETLAKLCDAALGAGGELIAAARADRDRHAENLTLDRRQVLTAGTVLGLALVGGPRPTLEDRVIEGMRTSFEHLRVLGAQASPAMVLEPLVAHVRTVHALAAENPEPTRASLLLLAARMAEYTGWMYQESGDDQGALWWTRHAAELARAGGDHEIASYALVREAGLALYRHDPIRTIDLARQAQQIGTPSRRTLAMAARREAQGHALAGDLGAYERASDRAAALIEAATADVRAYPVLGTTAPEPVELARGWSLCDLGRAAESAALLDRAVTLIPIGSRRSRARFGVRRSLAHALSGEVDQSCVTLFEVLDDAAHVDSATVRMDLREVARTLSRWRNHRAVRQVYPGLNRVLHQV; via the coding sequence GTGGCTGAATCATTCGCTGAGCGGTTGCACCACCACCGCGTCGCGGCTGAGTTGTCGATCGGAGCCCTGGCCAAGCGGGTCAACTACAGCAAGGGCTACCTGAGCAGGGTCCAGAGGGGGCTCAGGGCACCGACCGAGACCCTGGCCAAGCTCTGCGACGCCGCACTCGGCGCGGGCGGGGAGCTGATCGCGGCCGCCCGCGCGGACCGTGACCGGCATGCCGAGAACCTGACCCTGGACCGCAGGCAGGTGCTGACCGCGGGCACGGTCCTCGGTCTGGCACTCGTGGGTGGCCCCCGACCCACTCTCGAGGACCGGGTCATCGAGGGCATGCGGACCTCCTTCGAACACCTGCGGGTTCTCGGCGCGCAGGCGAGCCCGGCGATGGTGCTGGAGCCCCTCGTCGCGCACGTGCGCACCGTGCACGCGCTCGCCGCCGAGAACCCCGAGCCGACTAGAGCGAGTCTGCTGCTGCTCGCGGCGCGGATGGCCGAGTACACGGGCTGGATGTACCAGGAGTCCGGGGACGACCAGGGAGCGCTGTGGTGGACCAGGCACGCCGCTGAGCTGGCTCGCGCGGGGGGCGATCACGAGATAGCGAGCTATGCGCTGGTCCGTGAAGCGGGCCTGGCCCTCTACCGCCACGACCCGATCCGCACGATCGACCTGGCCCGGCAGGCCCAGCAAATCGGCACGCCCAGCAGGCGCACCCTCGCGATGGCCGCGCGCCGAGAAGCACAGGGCCACGCCCTCGCGGGTGATCTCGGCGCCTACGAACGCGCGTCTGACCGAGCCGCGGCGCTGATCGAGGCGGCCACCGCGGACGTTCGGGCGTACCCGGTCCTCGGCACGACCGCGCCAGAACCGGTGGAGCTGGCCAGGGGGTGGTCGCTGTGCGACCTCGGCAGAGCCGCCGAGTCAGCTGCCTTGCTCGATCGGGCGGTGACGCTGATACCGATCGGGTCGCGCCGCTCGCGAGCTCGATTCGGGGTCCGGCGTTCCCTCGCCCACGCCTTGTCGGGGGAGGTGGACCAGAGCTGCGTGACCCTGTTCGAGGTCCTCGACGACGCGGCGCACGTCGACTCGGCGACCGTGCGCATGGACCTGCGGGAGGTGGCGAGGACACTGAGTCGCTGGCGCAACCACCGCGCGGTCCGGCAGGTCTACCCGGGGCTGAACCGCGTTCTGCACCAGGTCTGA
- a CDS encoding AfsR/SARP family transcriptional regulator: MPLGDQQQRFFLVVLLLHANRPLSPERLTEIIWPSLPERVNLVRGYISKLRTAFREADDVDIEKTPTGYALRVTDDQVDTTRFYRLREAARGAADRAEAIDFLREAVALRRGRFLEDIDIDRVGGPDVVFSEDAFHDAVGDLAQLELDAGDHRSARDRLRDAVRMDPVRERYAALLMRALLADDDHLAAWRVFTETEAALAEIDQLPGPVLRNLAALTEQGDPVSSLPPRSRSFTGREDELAAIEDAAAADSGVVWLSGAPGVGKSALAVEAAHRMRDRFPQGQLLVRLNGHTPNVRTTTTEDALAQLLVEMGMPAEQVPATAGRKYSLYQSMLHNTKRLVVLDNAESAEHVQPLLPQAPGCFAIVTSRRMGGADTGEHIRLAPLPAGAAVELFRAVVGSRRVPGVPDELAAVVKRCGHLPMSILVVAALFRRHISWPLHHLLDLLEESGPWRSDGDDLAAALRMSYQLLDASRQRMFRLFGHLPGPELDVQGAAALAGCDVATARATLDYLHEVCLIEEVATERYQMLDPLKEFAAAEHSPDTADEAATGMTPTEAEAALLRLLDFYLVALTSAVSTAYPFDRHLQPTSHRACAAAPTFTDPRAALRWVEDEQGNLVAAIGHAADNGRPGHAWRMAVLMWRYFHTTSQVEDWISTMGRAKEIVFDEPDYYGQAHVLLRMATAYNRLGRLTEARALAQQALPRWRRLGDARGEAATLCALAIPIAELGEHDLAVEHFTSALAKYEQCADLRGQGHALSMLGHFSELRGDLDLALRQNEAAVPLLHAVGHAQGLAHALNNLGSVQLQLGLAEEALDNHVEAYESALEAGDPCTQAYALNYIGNVHRVQGRFAEAAHHQIRARAVAEGTIDADLHARLLCDRGETALAMGEITEARASYEAALDLVGGDGDRIHQARAHYGLARALHDAGKHEAASPQWRLAETGFTALGQPEAAVVRAQLEALDCPCQRPGGSR, from the coding sequence GTGCCCTTGGGAGACCAGCAGCAGCGGTTCTTCCTCGTGGTGCTGCTGCTGCACGCCAACCGGCCACTATCCCCCGAACGGCTGACAGAGATCATTTGGCCCAGCCTCCCGGAACGGGTCAACCTGGTGCGCGGCTACATCAGCAAGCTGCGCACGGCTTTCCGCGAGGCTGACGACGTCGACATCGAGAAGACCCCGACCGGGTACGCGTTGCGGGTCACCGACGACCAGGTCGACACGACCAGGTTCTACCGGTTGCGCGAGGCAGCACGTGGCGCCGCCGATCGCGCCGAGGCGATCGACTTCTTGCGCGAGGCGGTCGCCCTGCGCCGCGGTCGGTTCCTCGAGGACATCGATATCGACCGGGTCGGCGGGCCTGACGTCGTCTTCTCCGAGGACGCGTTCCACGACGCGGTCGGTGATCTGGCCCAACTGGAACTCGACGCGGGCGACCACAGGTCCGCGCGGGACCGGTTGCGCGACGCGGTGCGGATGGACCCGGTCCGGGAGCGGTACGCCGCGCTGCTGATGCGGGCTCTACTCGCCGACGACGACCACCTGGCCGCGTGGCGGGTCTTCACCGAGACCGAGGCCGCGCTCGCTGAGATCGACCAACTCCCGGGCCCGGTGCTGCGCAACCTCGCCGCCCTAACGGAACAAGGGGATCCGGTCAGCTCGCTGCCGCCGCGATCGAGGAGCTTCACAGGTCGGGAGGACGAGTTGGCGGCGATCGAGGACGCCGCCGCAGCAGACAGTGGCGTGGTCTGGTTGAGCGGTGCGCCGGGCGTCGGCAAGAGCGCTCTTGCCGTCGAGGCCGCGCACCGGATGCGCGACCGCTTCCCACAAGGGCAGCTCTTGGTCCGGCTCAACGGGCACACGCCGAACGTGCGCACGACGACAACCGAGGACGCGCTGGCCCAACTGCTGGTGGAGATGGGCATGCCCGCCGAGCAGGTGCCCGCGACCGCTGGGCGGAAGTACTCGCTGTACCAATCGATGCTGCACAACACCAAGCGGCTCGTCGTGCTGGACAACGCGGAGTCCGCCGAGCACGTCCAACCCCTGCTGCCCCAAGCTCCCGGCTGCTTCGCCATCGTGACCAGCAGGCGGATGGGCGGTGCGGACACCGGCGAGCACATCCGGCTTGCCCCGCTGCCCGCGGGCGCGGCTGTCGAGCTCTTCCGGGCTGTGGTCGGATCGCGGCGGGTACCGGGCGTCCCCGACGAGCTCGCCGCCGTGGTCAAGCGCTGCGGCCACCTGCCGATGTCGATACTCGTCGTCGCCGCGCTGTTCCGCAGGCACATCAGTTGGCCGTTGCACCACCTGCTCGACCTGTTGGAGGAGAGCGGCCCGTGGCGCAGCGACGGTGATGACCTCGCGGCCGCGCTGCGGATGTCGTACCAGCTGCTCGACGCCTCGCGGCAGCGCATGTTCCGGCTGTTCGGACACCTACCGGGGCCAGAACTGGACGTGCAGGGTGCCGCTGCGCTGGCGGGTTGCGACGTGGCGACCGCCCGCGCCACGTTGGACTACCTGCACGAGGTCTGCCTGATCGAGGAAGTTGCGACCGAGCGGTACCAGATGCTCGACCCGCTCAAGGAGTTCGCCGCTGCCGAGCACTCTCCCGACACCGCCGACGAGGCGGCCACCGGGATGACGCCCACCGAGGCTGAGGCTGCCCTGCTGCGGCTGCTCGACTTCTACCTCGTCGCGCTGACCTCGGCCGTCAGCACGGCTTATCCGTTCGACCGGCACCTGCAACCGACCTCGCACCGCGCCTGCGCTGCCGCGCCCACCTTCACCGATCCGCGCGCCGCACTGCGCTGGGTCGAGGACGAGCAGGGCAACCTGGTCGCCGCCATCGGTCACGCCGCGGACAACGGCAGGCCGGGACACGCCTGGCGGATGGCTGTGCTCATGTGGCGCTACTTCCACACCACCAGCCAGGTCGAGGACTGGATCTCGACCATGGGCCGGGCCAAGGAGATCGTGTTCGACGAACCGGACTACTACGGTCAGGCGCACGTGTTGCTCAGGATGGCCACCGCGTACAACCGGCTCGGCAGGCTGACCGAGGCACGGGCGCTCGCTCAGCAGGCACTGCCCCGGTGGCGACGGCTCGGTGATGCCCGCGGCGAGGCGGCAACGCTCTGCGCTCTGGCGATCCCGATCGCGGAACTCGGTGAGCACGACTTGGCGGTCGAGCACTTCACCAGCGCGCTGGCCAAGTACGAGCAGTGTGCCGACCTGCGTGGTCAAGGGCACGCGTTGAGCATGCTGGGCCACTTCAGCGAGCTGCGTGGCGATCTCGACCTGGCCCTCCGGCAGAACGAGGCCGCTGTTCCCCTGCTGCACGCGGTCGGCCACGCGCAGGGGCTGGCGCACGCGCTGAACAACCTGGGCTCGGTCCAGCTACAGCTCGGCTTGGCCGAAGAAGCGCTGGACAACCACGTCGAGGCGTACGAGAGCGCGCTGGAAGCCGGGGACCCCTGTACGCAGGCCTATGCGTTGAACTACATCGGCAACGTGCACCGCGTACAGGGCCGGTTCGCTGAGGCCGCACACCACCAGATTCGAGCGCGGGCCGTCGCGGAGGGGACCATCGATGCCGACCTGCACGCCCGGCTCCTCTGCGACCGTGGCGAGACCGCGCTGGCCATGGGCGAGATCACCGAAGCCCGTGCCTCCTACGAGGCGGCATTGGACCTCGTGGGGGGCGACGGTGACCGGATCCACCAGGCACGCGCGCACTACGGTCTCGCCCGTGCTCTGCACGATGCGGGCAAGCACGAAGCAGCCTCACCGCAGTGGAGGCTGGCCGAAACCGGGTTCACCGCACTCGGACAACCGGAAGCCGCGGTCGTCCGAGCACAGCTGGAAGCACTCGACTGCCCTTGTCAACGGCCGGGCGGATCGCGATGA
- a CDS encoding vWA domain-containing protein: protein MRAEIVPCYVVCDLSSSMADRVGDLNLGLREFRTAVCADAHAAARTRVGVVGFAGIPRLLHPLRPIEELPDLTVPRPRVGTNFGLAFTFVRETIERDVRALKAERFLVRRPVVFFVSDGRPTDPAAWPKAYNALADPKWPTRPQVVAYGIGAADQRTLGRIGVSGVFLGQDGIRVATALSVSVTRRAAPEHV from the coding sequence ATGCGCGCCGAGATCGTGCCGTGCTATGTGGTCTGTGACCTGTCGTCGTCGATGGCCGACCGCGTAGGGGACCTGAACCTGGGCTTGCGGGAGTTCCGTACCGCGGTGTGCGCCGACGCACACGCCGCAGCACGGACGCGGGTCGGCGTTGTCGGGTTCGCGGGCATACCCCGACTGCTGCACCCGTTGCGGCCCATAGAGGAGCTCCCCGACCTGACCGTGCCCCGCCCCAGGGTGGGTACGAACTTCGGACTCGCGTTCACGTTCGTGCGCGAGACCATCGAGCGCGACGTGCGGGCGTTGAAGGCAGAGCGGTTCCTCGTGCGCAGGCCGGTGGTGTTCTTCGTCTCGGACGGCAGGCCAACAGACCCGGCGGCGTGGCCCAAGGCGTACAACGCACTCGCTGACCCGAAGTGGCCGACTCGTCCACAAGTGGTCGCCTACGGCATCGGAGCCGCCGACCAGCGGACCCTCGGCCGAATCGGTGTGTCCGGTGTGTTCCTCGGCCAGGACGGCATCCGCGTCGCGACGGCCCTGAGCGTATCGGTCACACGGCGGGCCGCTCCCGAGCACGTCTGA